CGCGGACTGAGCGCGATCCGGCGATCACGATGGAGTCGGCACGGCGGGCAGCGAATGCAGCTACTGCTTCCTTCTCGTCGTGCGGGGTGCCTGATGTGCTGGCCAGCAGGACCATGCGGTTCTGTTGGCGGGCCGCTTCCTGGACGCCGCGGGCGATGGCAGAGAAGTAGGGATCGGCGATGTCGTGGACAATAAGGCCGATCAACCCTGAACTGGACTTTGCGAGCGCCTGCGCCTGCGCATTGGGAACATAACCCAGTTTGTCGGCGGCTTCGCGGACGCGTTGCGCGATGTCTTCTGCTGGTTTGCGGGACGAGCCGTTGAGGACCCGGGATGCCGTAGCGAGGGAGACCCCGGCCAAACGGGCAACTTCACTCAGTGTGCTGGCGGCCACGGGGAACTCCTTTTCTGCAAGCGTCGGGACTGGCGCTAAGGAAATTATGGCAGTTCTCTTGGAATTTTGGGAAAGCGCTTGCCAATACGGCGCGCCATGGTGCATGATCGATTGCAGCGGGAATGCGCTTTCCCACATGACATAAGTAAGCACCGGCAACGCTCAGCGGCCGGCACACAAGGCACTGGAGAAAACATGGGCTTCGAAACAAAGACGATCCGTATCGCCATGAACGGCATCACCGGCCGTATGGGCTACCGCCAGCACCTGCTGCGGTCCATCCTCCCCATCCGCGATGCCGGCGGCTTCACCTTGGAAGACGGCACCAAGGTTCAGGTGGAGCCGATCCTGGTTGGCCGCAACGAAGCCAAGATCCGCGAACTCGCCGAACTCCACAAGGTCTCCGAGTGGACCACCGACCTGGACGCCGTCATTGCCGACCCCACCGTTGACATCATCTTCGACGCGTCCATGACCAGCCTCCGCGCCGCCACCCTGAAGAAGGCAATGCGCGCCGGCAAGCACATCTTCACCGAAAAGCCCACAGCCGAGACCCTGGAAGAAGCAATCGAGCTGGCACAGATCGGCAAGGACGCCGGCGTCACCGCAGGCGTAGTGCACGACAAGCTGTACCTCCCCGGCCTGGTCAAGCTCCGCCGCCTGGTGGATGAAGGCTTCTTCGGCCGCATCCTTTCCATCCGTGGCGAATTCGGTTACTGGGTCTTCGAAGGCGACGTCCAGGCTGCCCAGCGCCCGTCCTGGAACTACCGCAAGGAAGACGGCGGCGGAATGACCACGGACATGTTCTGCCACTGGAACTACGTGCTTGAAGGCATCATCGGCAAGGTCAAGAGCGTCAACGCCAAGACCGCCACGCACATCCCCGCACGTTGGGACGAGGCCGGCAAGGAATATAAGGCCACCGCCGACGACGCCTCCTACGGCATCTTCGAACTCGAAACCCCGGGTGGCGACGACGTCATCGGCCAGATCAACTCGTCCTGGGCCGTTCGCGTCTACCGCGACGAACTGGTTGAGTTCCAGATCGACGGCACGCACGGTTCCGCCGTCGCCGGTTTGAACAAGTGCGTTGCGCAGCAGCGCGCCCACACCCCCAAGCCAGTCTGGAACCCGGACCTGCCCGTCACGGAATCCTTCCGCAGCCAGTGGCAGGAAGTCCCCGCCAACGCTGAACTGGACAACGGCTTCAAGCTGCAGTGGGAAGAATTCCTGCGCGACGTCGTCGCCGGTCGCGAGCACCGCTTCG
The sequence above is a segment of the Arthrobacter sp. StoSoilB22 genome. Coding sequences within it:
- a CDS encoding Gfo/Idh/MocA family oxidoreductase produces the protein MGFETKTIRIAMNGITGRMGYRQHLLRSILPIRDAGGFTLEDGTKVQVEPILVGRNEAKIRELAELHKVSEWTTDLDAVIADPTVDIIFDASMTSLRAATLKKAMRAGKHIFTEKPTAETLEEAIELAQIGKDAGVTAGVVHDKLYLPGLVKLRRLVDEGFFGRILSIRGEFGYWVFEGDVQAAQRPSWNYRKEDGGGMTTDMFCHWNYVLEGIIGKVKSVNAKTATHIPARWDEAGKEYKATADDASYGIFELETPGGDDVIGQINSSWAVRVYRDELVEFQIDGTHGSAVAGLNKCVAQQRAHTPKPVWNPDLPVTESFRSQWQEVPANAELDNGFKLQWEEFLRDVVAGREHRFGLLSAARGVQLAELGLQSSAERRTIDIPEITL